Sequence from the Amaranthus tricolor cultivar Red isolate AtriRed21 chromosome 1, ASM2621246v1, whole genome shotgun sequence genome:
CATTTATAGTTATAATCAGCACCTGGCCTCGGCCCCGGCCAtagttatttttgtaattagcaTGCTTGACATGCAAAGCAATTCATTAGTAGGGATGACTTGTATAGTTTTCCTTTGTGATTTCGTATTCATGTAATTCTTGCTAGTCAAGCTATTCTTTACCATTTTCACTTGTTTTGCTACATGTTCTTGTGAGATGCGGTCTCTTAGTGAGATGACCTCAAACAAAGAGTCTATATTCTCAAAATATATAGAGACGGACTATATATTCTCAAAATATATAGACATGGACTATTATCCCATGTATGAAGCGCGTCTCTCGGTAAGACCGTTTCATGTGATAATTTGTGAACAAGCTAGTGTTTTCCTTATATGTGCTAGCGTAATGTTTTGATTGTCAAATGCCGATGTGTGAATGACTTGATAATTAGGATCGGATAGGACATATTGGTTGAAAATTTGGTAGGATATTGAAGTATGTTCCTTTCTTATGCTCCAATCAGATGGTTATGATAAATTGCAGGAGGTCACTGCATTCTTCGGTGTATGACAAAAACATCGATGATCAAATCCGCCCAGTTGTGGTCCCAGATGATGTTATCCAGCCTCAGTCAGAAAAGTATTGGGCTCCAAATCCAAACACAGGAGTCTTTGGACCTGCTGCTGCAGAGCAAAACACGGCTAGAGCCATGGGTCGTGGCTTCTATGTGTCTTCCTCACATGGTGGCACAGAGTCTGTGCTCGAGCAGAAGGCATTTATACGACCTCTTGAGGATCTCGACAAGCCCCAGCACCCTTAATACCATGTGATGATAAAGCTGCCATACCTAATCGATATAATTAATATTGTAGAATGCATGTTGGTGAGCTAGAAGCAGGCTACTTATATATCTTAAGTTTTAGATCATGAGAAGCCTCAGCGTTGTAAATGAGAAGTCTTGGATTGTAATGTTGCTTTGAAGACTGTATTTTCGATATAAATGTGATGTACTGTATTGTTTCAATTCAACGCCGACTTGCTTAGATAAGTATATATGAATTAgcatttatatatattgttgtcatttagagcgtataatggtcatcggaaattaaattaaataaattaatttgataatatCCCAAGGTTGCAAAGTTTGTGTTTTTAGCAAAAAGTAGTGTTCACGAATCGTGAAACAACTCGTGGGTCGCgagaaagaaaggaaaaacTACTGTTTTGTGGGAGCAGCAGGTCGCGCCTCGCGACCTAATGATGCATATATGGGATGAACGTTCCAAGAACACGAAGAACTCTTCCAAGAATCAATGTCAACCCTCAAACCGGACTCAAGACACACGCACAATATACTCCTTCTGCCTGATCAATCAAACAAGAAGGTTGGCCAGGACAACTTTAAAGAGTGGCCCTTGTACCGTGGATAGAGACAAATCACCCACACTGGGTTgcttggcctcttcctcacactccaATTGAAAGACTCTCTCTCAATCTTTGTGGAATTAACCTGAAAAGATCACTTTGCTTTGCCTCACAAAGTCACCTCTCAGAACAGTAATTGAACAACAATTACTTTGAATGAAAAACTTGTATTGATCAAAACTGAGTTTATGTTACAATGTGCATGCCCTTTATATAGAGAGCTATCAACGGCTAGTTTTAGGAGCCTAACAAACTACACTAACTCCAAGCCTATTATTAAAACACGTGTACaattaaggaaattaaaacaaaatcctAATTATGCTTCCAGCCTATTCCTGTCTGACAGGGGACCTTCAGCTCCCTTTCTTTGTGTCTTGCTGGGCTTGTTGGGAGGCACTTAAGGGCTTGATGGAaaggtccatgtatagagattccaaaaCTACCCTTAGTGTATCTTGGGATGCTCAGGTTGACTCTGTGGAAGGACCTCAAGGTCAGCTGCTCAATGGACGATGGCTGGCAGCTTTAATTGCCCTCTGAATCAACCATTATCAAATGTCAAGCGAACAAGCGACCTTGGAGCTGGTCTTGTTGGCTCCATGAGGCCTCTCCGTGCTAACTCTGGGTTTTGGCTTCTTCTTTCATGTCTAAAGATGCCATCCCTTAGATTATCATGCTCAAACATACACCAAGCTAGGCGTTCTATTGCTCGCAAGGTGGGCTGGCAGGAAGGTGGTCGTCCTGCATTCTGTTGAATAAAATGCTCGTTTCTGTTTTGCTCAAATATTGTTGTGATGTTCTTCATTGTTTCCTCCTGGTTCCTTAGTGTTTGGATACTCTTGTTTAGTCTTGATTGAAGTTGGTCTTCCTCATTTGATGCATCCAAATCAGTAGGTGCAATAGTAGAGGAATTGATCAAGTCAGTATGTGTTGGTTTAGCCATGCATTCTTCTTGGTTTGCCTTGACTTGTGGATTGTCACTATCATGGTCCAATTTTGGATCACCTAACTTGCGGCCCACAAGTTTTGCGGATTCTTCTttgaaaagttagtttatcCGTTTGTTAGTTATTTATAATGTAACTTCTAACGgttaaatatggttatattaaccagATATATTGGGATGGTTTGGTTCAAAGACGATATTAGTTCGTGAACCAATCTTGTGTCTCATCGAGTAACATGTTGTTTCGTGAAATGGTGTAAgttattctataaatatagaaggcttgtgtggttattttctagatatgaaaatttctgatttcttttcttctcgagcactttacatagagaacttgtaatcctcgattgtaatttttcatatcttcttccatttaagttttccTTATATCATTCTAGACTTCGTGTactaggaatttagtgtaattctttgtatctcagaaTATATTTCCGGTTtattcccaagcaccgtagtagggaggaaatgatgttttaggaaagagcatctcgcctagaattaatatcaagttcaaacaaaatcttcttgttacttttTCGGGTTTGAAGATCGGTTTCTCAGAGTTCTCGGTGGTATACATAAGCATGGTTCTTGATTGTCATATGTAATTTGTTTCCTTCGACAaacttataactttattttattgtttatttaataaataaagtaacaTATTTCAACATATACAATATGCTCAAAGTAACATATTTCAACATATACTAGTATAtgctcatactttgttttaatgataatataaaagtaattgatccatttcttcattaaacaaaaattgtttAGCTTTAATTATTGTTCGAgtcaaatgaaaacaaaaaaacaaagaaagttaaACTATGAATTTTGTGGTACATGGTACACTGACAGGGGCGGaactgaaaaataaacaagagacgtagataatttttttaaaaaatacaatcaATTGGGTTGAAAAAATTACATTGAACAATAGCTGATTAAGTTAATTACCTTTAAACAATCAATCAAGTAtacaacttttaaattttgtaactGTTTAATTACAATTATCAATTGCTAAATAGATAAttagataattaaattaaaagattacatttattttaaagCCCTAATTTTACCTAAGAATTAATAAGAAAACTAAAAGCCCTAAATTATCTTAATAGATAAACATTTAAGTTACAAAAGCCTtctagccaaaaaaaaaaaattataaaagccctaattttaaaacaaaatagatAAACTCATAAACAagattaaaatcaacaaatagaAATAGAAATATAAAGCCCTAATTATAGAAAAAAGAAACTCATAAACATACAGTGTACTGGATTTGCTGACTTACTACTGCACCTGTCGAGTGTCGAGTGTCGAGTGTCGATTGTTGATGATGCCTAACTTGTTGTTTCGTGATTCGAAGATGGGAGGAAAGGGAAGGTTATTTTTCTGAACATTGGAAATGGGTGGAGAGGCTACTGTATTTTCTGAATATGGGAAATGGGGGGAGGCTACTATTTTTCTACTATTTTTTCGGCTTTTCTAATTTAATAACTTAACCTTTGCATTCGACCATCCAATTTTTCATTCCCCTTATTAGAAAAATAGTAGCCTCCTCCCATTTTCCATATTCAGAAAATACAGTAGCCTCTCCACCCATTTCCAATGTTCAGAAAAATAACCTTCCCTTCCCTCCCATCTTCGAATCACGAAACAATAAGTTAGGCGTCATCAACAATCGACACTCGGTAGGTGCAGTAGTAAGCTAGCAATTGCTCACCGGCGGCAAATCCAGTACACTGTATATTATGAGTTTCTTTTCTCTTAATTAGGGCTTTATGTTTATATTtctatttgttgattttaatctTGTTTATGAGtttatctattttatttaaaaattagggttttatattttttttggataaaaGGCTTTTATAACTTAAATGTTTATCTATTAAGATAATTTAGGGCTTTTAGTTTTCTTATTAATTCTTAGGTAAAATTAGGGATTTAAAATAAAtgtgattttttaatttaattatctaaTTACCTACTAAGCAATTGATAATACAATGGATTTCGTTTTTTTCTTGTAGTCCCGTTAGAAGGAAGGAAAAAGGAAGAGAATTTCTCATGTTTTTTCCTTGAACGCTAGGAATAGAATTAGGGCCCCGACGGGCCAATCTTCCTATCTCTCTCAATTTCTCCGCCGTCTTCTGTTCATTCTTTTCGTCGCCTCAGGTACACTAATTTTCTTCCTCGCTTTCAATTCTTAAATCATTTAACGTTATTTAGATGCATTCTGGTTTTAACTTTTAGGGTTTTTTCAATTGGCGGAGACAATTTGTCATTCGATCAAGAGTATTTCTGGTTGACGATGATTTTCTCTTATGTATTTACTggtttttgttttaattgtttCGGATCGAAATTGTTAGCATTTGACTAGCtgtgtttttattgttatattaattgaaaatatatCTGAAGCAAATCAGGTTTTTCCCTATTTCCTAGATTTTAGGGTCTTAGGAATTCTGTTATTCAATGGGTGTCGTAAGATCGCCTACACCCTAGGGAAACTTACAAGCTGACAACGAAGACCAAATGACGCTTAATTCGAGGCGTGAGAAATATTGAATAAAAGAAACAATAAAGGAAAGTATAGATTAAAGATAATAATCCTTGATTGAATGTGAGGCGAAAATGTGAAGAGAAAAGAGATGAAATGCAAGATGAATGTAATTGAATTCAAAGGATAAAATATTCACCAGTAGAATTTATTTGATGAATGATTTAGAGATAGGTTTGGCTAAACTCAAAACTCACTAAAACATCCATTTAGCAAATTAAGAGACTTTTAAGGTACCAGTTTATTCCCCAATTACACTAAGCATAAGAGCTTTTGCAAATATAATTCTAAtccaaaaatcataaaaacaacTAAGGTTTTGAAACACAAAGGCTCGATTTTTTTCATATCATAAATTTTCTACCTTGAAATGAAATAGAAGTGAATTATTTATCGAAAAATAAAGCATGAAAACAAACTCCTTAAAAAACCTAATGGTGCACGATATTGGCTACACAAAACCGATTTGTACTCTCCGCTAATAAGGAACTTCTCTTTTCCATAACCTCTATGATGCATCTAACATCCGTCCATGATGAGATAACTTCTAGTCATAATCTTCACTTCTAAGTAGTTAGAGGCTTTTTTGATCAAGTGGGTTATTATTTGAGAAAGTGGGTGGGTTGCATGTTGTTTCTATGATTCCATGATCTTCAACCAATTCTTTCCATGTTGATCCAATTATGGGCGGTGATATGAAAAACCAACCAGTAATTTGGATTAAAAAGACAATGTATAACAAATTCACCAAATCTGATGCAACCAGAACCTCTGATGAATGTGATTAATAGGCTTCAGTCACCTATGAAATCTGAATTCACCTTTAAGATTCAATGAATGAGATCAATGTTGAAGAGTGCATGTAACCTCTAGAATGCAATTGCAAGGCAATTGAGAGAAATGAATGAAATTGAATATCAGAAATCAAAAACTAAGTTTTTACAAATGAAAATGGCTTCACATATATATAGCCTATGATCCTCAAGAAACAAGAAAGCTAACACCTAATTTTAAGACTAAATAAGGAAGCCTTAAGCCAGCTGTACACATAAGCTATTTAACTTAGTTTCTGTTATATCAGAAACTAAACAGGTCCTTTATTGGACTTATCACATGTGCCTATCAGCTGTATGCTCACGCTTGCACCCTTCATGTTGCGACCATGCATCTTGTAGGCTTGCTCCTTGCTTTAACTTCTCTTTCAAACCATGTGCCTCCATTTACAAACCAGCGTAAGCAAAACACACCCAACTATATTCTAACACCCTGAACTcaaatgacattattttgttttttgattacattattttgtttgtttacttatttattctcccttttaaatataatgatTCATGTATTTGCTGCTATTAATTATTGTTGTATTTTTTCATTACGTCAATTGTGTGAAATAATGTTTTACAATGCTTTACATTTTAAATTAttctaatttcaaaataatGTGAATTGTTTAGAGCTGAGTGTTTAAATTGatctattttcaaaaaaaaaagctaagttAGACTCCTGCGGTCCCATAACCTTATCCAACCgtaaaataatgatgatgtcatATTCACAAGTTTGTTCCACGAATATACAAAATAGAAGTATGAGTAATAAACGTGTCAACTAATCATCTCATCCAAAATCTACTCTTCTAAAAAGTCCGAATCAGAGCTGACGACATAAAGACAAAACTAATTGTCCATCAAATTCGTTACCCTTACAGTAAGTAACGACAAAACGAAAACATGACGGTGTTTACTAACATTCATCACTGTTAATCAGCCATCCCAAGATGTGGTAGTACGGGGGTAGCTGCAatgtaagaaagaaagaaagtattttttttattttcagtttGGTAGCTCAAATCTTTTCTCTGCCTATATAAGGAAGTGTTTGGTTGAAGGGTTAAAATTCAGATATACATCTTCCATTCTACTCATTTCTAATCTTCTTTTTTACctatatttttctttctcaTCAAGCTTCTTATTTGAGATAATTCAATTGGTAATTGTATGGCTGCTAATTCCTGTTGTCGTGGAGTCTTTAGCTTCAGTAAGCGATTGCTGACTCAGATCGTTACTCAATCTGGTTCAACTCACTTCATTTCTGCTGCTGTTCCTCTTTTAAGGTATGATTTATTTATGcccctttttaaaatttattttcattctttaatttgttttattggtCATATAGAATAAAAAACACACAACTAGAATCTAAATACTTCAAGTTAATTAcgagaaattaaataaaactaaaacatCCTAAATGAACTAAGGCTTCGGAAATAAAACTAAACATGATTAAACCAAGGGGAGAAAACTTGTTTAGTTGCGGGTAATTATTGAGGATGAACTAGCGTTGCAAATGAGATTGAATGATGGCTTGATATAAGCCACACAAATGCTGCCCTTATATGATGTTGATGTTTTTGGATAAAACAAGCCATAAATTAAAGTTTTTCCCAATTTGAAATATAGGTGGACCCTGATTTGCAATAATGGGGGAAAACACTTCACCGACAGGTGATAACAGAGACCCAAACAATGATAATGCTGAAAACAAGATGATTGAAACTAGCATTGACGCGATATCTCGTAGGGTTCAAGAGTCCTTATTTATTGAAAATCGACACAAGTTTTGGGAAACACAACCTGTTGGACAATTCAAGGATCTTGGTGATTCGAGTTTGCCTGAAGGCCCGATTGAGCTACCTACCCCATTGTCTGAAGTCAAGCAAGAGCCCTATAACTTGCCTGCGCCTTATGAATGGATTACATGTGATATGGATACCGAGCAAATGTGCAGTGAGGTTTACAATCTTCTGACAAATAATTATGTTGAAGATGATGAGAATATGTTTAGGTTCAATTACTCTAAGGAGTTTCTTCAGTGGGCGCTTCGTCCACCTGGCCATTACAAGTTTTGGCATATTGGTGTGCGGGTAAAGGCCTCGAAAAAGCTGGTTGCCTTTATTACGGGTGTGCCTGCAAGGATATGTGTTCGTGATGAGGTTGTTACCATGGCTGAGGTTAATTTCTTGTGTGTGCATAAGAAGCTCAGGTCAAAGAGGCTTGCACCTGTTATGATTAAGGAGGTGACTAGAAGGGTTCATCTGGAAAATATATGGCAGGCTGCTTATACTGCTGGTGTTGTCATTCCAACTCCTATAACAAGCTGTCAATATTGGCATAGGTCTCTTAATCCTAAGAAGTTGATTGATGTTGGATTTTCAAGGCTTGGCCCGAGAATGACTATGAGTCGTACTATTAAGCTCTATAAGTTACCAGATTCTACGGTTACACCAGGTTTTAGGAAGATGGAACTGCGTGATGTTCCAGCAGTTACTCGACTTCTGAGGGGTTATTTAAAGCAGTTTGTTGTGGCACCCGAGTTTGATGAAAATGATGTTGAGCATTGGCTTCTTCCTAAAGAGAACGTAGTTGATGGCTATGTTGTGGAAAGTCCTCTGACCCATGAGATCACAGATTTTGTCAGCTTTTACACCCTCCCTTCTACTATCCTTGGTAATGCAAATTACTCTACTCTGAAGGCTGCCTATTCTTACTACAATGTGGCTACAAAAACCTCATTGATTCAGTTGATGAATGATGCTCTCATCATAGCAAAGACCAAGGACTACGATGTTTTTAACGCCCTGGACGTCATGGAGAATGAGACATTCCTCAAGGAACTCAAATTCGGGCCTGGAGATGGAAAGCTTCATTATTATCTTTTCAACTATCGCTTAAGTAATCCCATGAAGCCTTCAGAACTGGGACTTGTACTCTTGTAATTTGAGTTTCTTAACATTATTGGAATTGCATTTCACCATATCCATGTAAGGCCTTGTATTACGGAATTGCATTTTGGATTCTATTTTCCAAATTTTGTTCTCTAATAGAAATTGCGTTGACTTACTGTTGCAGTTAATAGGTATCAGTTATGTATGCCTTCATttgcttaaacttgatttgcaCTTTGGTTGCTGCTCAGTGACaggattttcttttgtttgattgtcattttttaatttttttttattttttttaattttttttttttgtaatattttatgtTTATCATTGACATTGTCATCTATAACAGCGTAGAATGAGTGCAAATTTCTTCAGTACTTTGTTCAGCGTTTTGCGGAAATATTTTTGACAATGGATGTTATGGGTGCATCTAGGATTTGCTAACCAGGTGTTTCTGTTGGAtgaattttgttcttgtttctttGTACTTGCAGAACAAGAGGGGACTAGTAAACCTTCCATTTGCAGAAAACAGGACAAATCTATAGTTTTTTGTTCAAATTATGtgttcctttcaaatttactttattttgtgTAGTAAAGAAAACCGGTTGAGTTGTTTTGCTGATGTTTGTCAAACGTACTTTTACTTCTtccgttttattatacttgttactgataatgtcattttttaaaaatattttccaatatatatatatatatatatatatatatatatatatatatatatatatatatatatatatatatatatatatatatatatatatatatatatatatatatatatatatatatatatatatatcaagtaTCTTGTAATTTAATTTGAGGAATCAAACAAATGAATAAAGAAGTTATTAGGTCATATGGTGAATTCATATATATCATTGGTGAAGAGAGTTTCTTCCAAGAGATATGAATGAATATTAACGATTTTGAGTGAGTTTGTGTGCGTATCAAAAGTACGGAAAATGAATTAATGAAAAGCTTATTAGTCATGATTGgaataaatgaaataattacAAAGGCTTATGGTAGTAACAAAAGTATCTGATAAGTATTGAATCATTGATATCTGAATAAGAATTTTGATAGATGAATGTTTTTAGGGAGAAATAGTTGAATATACTTACAATGTTTAACGGTGCACCGATCATTTTGTTGAGGACAAAAAGATATACAAATATGAAATTTTACGAAGTGAGCAACTCAAAACAAAGGAATCTAGGATGCAACTATTGTAGGGTGAGAAAATCATTTTGGATGATGATTATTTACCATGTTATGAAATTGAGGACTTCAACTTGATTTAAGAGTTCATTTGCACAAAAATTAACCAATGatcatttcaaagaaaatctttttcagtttttgAATCTACAATTGcctttttgagaaattttacccttggtgctagaaattaagttagAGTAAAGATTTGATTAACTCTTACTCAAATCCTTGAAACTAGAAATCAAGTAGTTGTAGAATTTTCAAGATAATGCATGGCAGATAATCTTTGTTGAGTATTTAGAGCATGTAGTACAATATCTAAAGGCTTAAAATATAACTAAGCAAAAACGTAACAATGAGAACGAATTAGAGCTTGCTCGACCACATACTCGTCCGAGCATGATAGCGCTCGTTTGAACACTTCAGTGAAGCATTGTCAGTTTGTTTTCTGAGCTTCTGTTTGATGGTCTGGGcatatgctcgttcgagcaccttAGAACAGTGCATCTGTTTGTGGATCAAAATTTTGTTTCATGGAGTGTTGTGTTGTTATGAACTAATGTTTTACTTGATATAATTAGTAAATGGATTTGCATGAATCATCGCTACGctactctataaataagagttgGTGCATGAAATCATTTACACTTTTGATCACATCTTGAACATCAAATTCTAAGTTCATCTTTCTCtcaatctcttttttttttgaaaagaatttttttcaatctcTTGAAACATAAAAGAGAGTTATAAACTCTTTTATTGTTCAATCAGTTTGTACTAATCGGTTGGAGTGAgtgattgtatctcattgtgagtTTCCATTCTCTTAACCCAAGTACCTTTATGGaggaaatatcacaatagaaaAGCTTGTAGTCGTCTTCAATCTATATCAAGATTTATGAGTGACGTTTATCGTTGCAAACATATTTTCTCTACGGTGTTGTTCGATTCGTGGTTCATTCAAGCAAGGAGTCCATTGCCATACACAAAGGAGACACTACAAACATCATCTTGTATTTGTAGTTTCATTTTCGCGTTATTATTTGCAATAATATTTAGAATAAGCGATGATTTTCcttttgttattttgattttgaatgacatttaattattgttttctcTAAAGCTATATAgtttgtttaaaacaaaagcttTCTTTTTTAAGTTTCGAGGACAAAACTTCTTAAAATCGGAAAGAGTGAAAGAGACATAACTTTAAACaacttgatttttattttaaacttagtttaataaatctcatttaataaattattttattctactctttattttgttaaaagaaCAATAATTGTTTTACGtgataataaaaatttcaatacattaatatttaataacaaATTTCAAGTTAGATTGAATAACCAGCTAAGAGTAGTACTTTAGCAACTAATAAGGttatatcataataataataataataataataataataataataataataataataataataataataataataataataataataataataataaattataagaaactaccctATCTATAGGTCTATtggcaaaaaactaccttaagtattcttttttttatttgcaaaaaactacatgtaatatatttctctgcaaatgaATACCACTTAATAGAAAACGTGAATTGACTGTTAAGTTTGAGGGTTTAaccaatttgagaggttaagttgtctatgtggCAGTATCCCATTTGTcctcgtatttttaaataattaaaaattaaaacacataaattaacaaaaaaataaaagatatttgacgtTATTTTTACCCCCATCttaacgatattttttcaaaaaacaaatgttGTGATTATCCTTATagggtaactctttcgaaaattcgGTCGAAAGAGTGTAGATTTGTACAAAGGTCAGGCTGAATGATAGTTTTGCATAATCTAGAAGAGACACTAATTTACCTAAGCTATACCCTATATAATTGAGTGGTACCACTTTGAAACTTTTTCTAACACTCTAAGCTTTCTAGAGGTACATTGCAAGCCTTTATATCCCTCCAGAAATGAGATATTCATCCCCATCTTCA
This genomic interval carries:
- the LOC130822914 gene encoding late embryogenesis abundant protein At5g17165-like, yielding MAANSSCRVVTSFGKRLLTQIVTQSGSTHFISAAFPLLRRSLHSSVYDKNIDDQIRPVVVPDDVIQPQSEKYWAPNPNTGVFGPAAAEQNTARAMGRGFYVSSSHGGTESVLEQKAFIRPLEDLDKPQHP
- the LOC130821152 gene encoding glycylpeptide N-tetradecanoyltransferase 1-like: MGENTSPTGDNRDPNNDNAENKMIETSIDAISRRVQESLFIENRHKFWETQPVGQFKDLGDSSLPEGPIELPTPLSEVKQEPYNLPAPYEWITCDMDTEQMCSEVYNLLTNNYVEDDENMFRFNYSKEFLQWALRPPGHYKFWHIGVRVKASKKLVAFITGVPARICVRDEVVTMAEVNFLCVHKKLRSKRLAPVMIKEVTRRVHLENIWQAAYTAGVVIPTPITSCQYWHRSLNPKKLIDVGFSRLGPRMTMSRTIKLYKLPDSTVTPGFRKMELRDVPAVTRLLRGYLKQFVVAPEFDENDVEHWLLPKENVVDGYVVESPLTHEITDFVSFYTLPSTILGNANYSTLKAAYSYYNVATKTSLIQLMNDALIIAKTKDYDVFNALDVMENETFLKELKFGPGDGKLHYYLFNYRLSNPMKPSELGLVLL